The Montipora foliosa isolate CH-2021 chromosome 1, ASM3666993v2, whole genome shotgun sequence genome has a window encoding:
- the LOC137993834 gene encoding uncharacterized protein, whose translation MASFKKTREMIVIAYAEKLLTDEEFLFLYEANKPVNLELPYYEYEEFNLEENISEAECKAEFRFERGDIERLADVLQLPPTFECPQGSVCDRIEGLCILLRRLAYPCRYSDMVSRFARPVPVLCMISNTVLNYIYDLHHQRIAAWNQAILNPLALQQYADAVSDKGAALNNCFGFVDGTVRPICRPGENQRMVYNGHKRVHALKFQAVALPNGLIGQLFGPVEGKRHDAAMLADSGLLTALEQYAVSPTGQAMCIYGDPAYPLRVNLMAPFRGAAITAQMEAFNKSMSNVRTSVEWLFGDIVEYFKFMDFKKNLKLGLSSIGKLYVVCALLRNALTCLYGNSTSSYFKLDPPTLEEYFA comes from the exons TTAGAGCTGCCTTACTACGAGTACGAAGAATTTAACTTAGAGGAAAACATTAGCGAGGCCGAATGCAAAGCCGAGTTTCGATTTGAAAGAGGAGACATCGAGCGTCTCGCTGATGTTCTTCAATTGCCACCCACTTTTGAGTGCCCACAAGGAAGTGTTTGCGACCGAATAGAGGGACTTTGCATCCTTCTCCGCCGGCTTGCCTATCCATGTCGCTACAGCGACATGGTTAGTAGGTTTGCAAGACCAGTTCCCGTTTTGTGTATGATATCGAACACCGTGCTTAACTATATCTATGATCTTCATCATCAGAGAATCGCAGCCTGGAATCAGGCTATTCTCAATCCACTTGCTCTTCAACAATATGCTGATGCTGTGTCTGACAAAGGAGCTGCCCTCAACAACTGTTTTGGGTTTGTAGACGGAACGGTCCGTCCGATTTGTAGACCGGGAGAGAATCAAAGGATGGTATACAATGGGCACAAGAGAGTTCACGCTCTAAAATTTCAGGCTGTTGCCCTCCCTAATGGCCTCATTGGACAATTGTTTGGACCTGTAG AAGGAAAGAGGCATGATGCTGCAATGCTTGCTGATTCTGGCCTCCTTACCGCCCTGGAGCAGTATGCTGTATCCCCAACCGGACAGGCAATGTGTATTTATGGGGACCCTGCCTATCCTCTAAGAGTAAATCTCATGGCCCCATTTAGAGGTGCCGCCATAACAGCACAAATGGAAGCCTTCAACAAATCTATGTCCAATGTCCGAACGTCTGTTGAGTGGTTGTTTGGTGACATTGTCGAGTATTTCAAGTTTATGGACTTTAAGAAAAACCTCAAATTAGGCCTTAGCTCAATTGGGAAATTGTATGTTGTATGTGCCCTGTTGAGGAATGCGTTAACTTGCCTTTATGGGAATTCCACATCAAGCTACTTCAAGCTAGATCCACCTACACTTGAGGAATATTTTGCTTGA